The following are encoded in a window of Levilactobacillus namurensis genomic DNA:
- a CDS encoding proline/glycine betaine ABC transporter permease: MNIGKIPLADWINSGVDWLSQFTGFFNSVTIFFQVIIDGIQWAFDFLPQWVFILVVLALTYWVKRGQKKISFMVFEVLGLLLIWNLGYWRDMTQTLTLVLSSSLIAIVVGIPLGIWMAKSSRAEIVIKPILDFMQTLPAFVYLIPAVSFFGIGMVPGVLASVIFATPPTVRMTNLGIRQVPSDLIEVADSFGSTSWQKLIKLQLPLAKTTIMSGINQTMMLGLSMVVIASMIGALGLGTQVYFAVGRNDAGAGFAAGIAVVIVAIILDRITQSFNKTSK, encoded by the coding sequence ATGAATATTGGAAAAATACCTTTAGCGGATTGGATCAACTCAGGTGTTGACTGGCTGAGTCAATTTACCGGATTTTTTAATAGTGTGACGATCTTTTTCCAGGTAATCATTGACGGTATTCAATGGGCTTTTGACTTCTTGCCGCAATGGGTCTTTATCTTGGTGGTCTTAGCACTCACGTACTGGGTTAAACGAGGACAAAAGAAAATTAGTTTCATGGTGTTTGAAGTTTTGGGGCTGTTATTGATCTGGAACTTAGGATACTGGCGTGATATGACCCAGACCTTGACGTTAGTTTTGTCGTCTAGTTTGATTGCAATCGTTGTTGGGATTCCACTTGGAATTTGGATGGCAAAAAGTTCAAGAGCTGAGATCGTAATCAAACCAATTCTTGACTTCATGCAGACCTTGCCAGCGTTTGTTTATCTAATACCGGCCGTTTCATTTTTTGGTATCGGGATGGTACCGGGGGTGTTGGCTTCAGTGATTTTTGCGACGCCACCGACAGTGCGAATGACAAACTTGGGAATCCGGCAGGTGCCAAGTGACTTGATCGAGGTAGCGGATTCCTTTGGCTCGACCAGCTGGCAAAAGCTAATCAAATTACAGTTACCACTAGCAAAAACAACAATAATGTCCGGAATTAATCAAACGATGATGCTTGGACTTTCAATGGTCGTGATTGCATCAATGATTGGCGCCCTTGGTTTAGGAACTCAGGTTTACTTTGCTGTGGGGCGTAATGATGCCGGGGCAGGATTTGCCGCAGGAATTGCTGTGGTTATTGTAGCTATTATTTTGGATCGAATCACACAATCGTTCAACAAAACATCCAAATAA